In one Dermacentor silvarum isolate Dsil-2018 unplaced genomic scaffold, BIME_Dsil_1.4 Seq64, whole genome shotgun sequence genomic region, the following are encoded:
- the LOC119435344 gene encoding cell death-inducing p53-target protein 1 — protein MAAEPTKVLPPGYAEPPPSYQASMQGFQPTPGFPPTGMQPPPPGFAASAPPGGAPGGPAPYAAWLPQGTAVPTMVVNVAEWGPYPVQLTCPNCRAHVLTATSTRPGLLTWLLSGACVLFGCWLGCCLIPCCIPECQDVDHYCPSCKRHLCTYRRL, from the exons ATGGCAGCAGAGCCGACCAAGGTCCTGCCCCCCGGCTATGCTGAGCCACCACCATCTTACCAGGCCTCCATGCAAGGCTTCCAACCCA CCCCTGGCTTCCCTCCGACAGGTATGCAGCCCCCACCGCCAGGATTTGCAGCGTCAGCTCCCCCTGGTGGTGCTCCTGGTGGCCCCGCGCCCTATGCAGCATGGCTCCCACAGGGCACGGCTGTGCCCACCATGGTGGTCAACGTGGCCGAATGGGGTCCCTACCCCGTGCAGCTGACCTGCCCCAACTGTAGGGCACACGTGCTAACGGCCACGTCAACACGTCCAGGCCTGCTCACCTGGCTGCTGTCAGGCGCCTGTGTCCTCTTTGG TTGCTGGCTGGGTTGCTGCCTGATCCCGTGCTGCATCCCTGAGTGTCAGGACGTGGACCACTACTGCCCAAGTTGCAAACGGCACCTATGCACCTACCGCAGACTCTGA